One genomic window of Candidatus Omnitrophota bacterium includes the following:
- the ahcY gene encoding adenosylhomocysteinase, producing MKYDIKNIKLAPKGKLRIEWANEYMNVLTLIRKHFSKEKPLKGLKVACCLHVTTETANLAITLKAGGAQVYICASNPLSTQDDVAASLVKDYGIPTFAIKGEDNKTYYRHIVDAISCGPNITMDDGADVVSLIHKEKKHLVGDILGGTEETTTGVIRLRSLEKQGLLLYPIIAVNDADTKHLFDNRYGTGQSTIDGVIRATNVLIAGANVVVVGYGWCGRGVAMRARGLGANVIIAEVDPTKALEAVMDGYNVMPIKDACRKADVFVTVTGDIHILRKEHFEAMKDGAIISNSGHFNVEIDIPALAKMATKVRKIREFVDEYTLKDGRRINLLGEGRLINLAAAEGHPASVMDMSFANQALCSEYVAKNYKKLAKKVYKVPEFIDKNIAKLKLASLGVRIDTLTKEQRKYLESWEAGT from the coding sequence AGCTTCGCATCGAATGGGCGAATGAGTATATGAACGTCCTCACCCTTATAAGAAAGCACTTCTCGAAAGAGAAACCGCTCAAGGGCCTTAAAGTCGCATGCTGCCTGCACGTCACCACCGAGACGGCAAACCTCGCGATCACGCTGAAGGCAGGAGGCGCTCAGGTTTACATATGCGCGTCGAACCCGCTGAGCACGCAGGACGACGTCGCGGCGTCGCTGGTCAAAGACTACGGCATACCGACCTTTGCCATCAAGGGCGAAGATAATAAGACTTATTACCGCCATATAGTGGACGCTATTTCGTGCGGCCCGAATATCACGATGGATGACGGCGCGGACGTAGTATCGCTGATACATAAGGAGAAGAAGCATCTGGTGGGCGATATCCTTGGAGGGACCGAGGAGACGACGACCGGCGTGATCCGGCTGCGCAGCCTGGAGAAACAGGGCCTCCTCTTATATCCCATCATAGCGGTTAACGACGCCGACACCAAACATCTCTTCGATAACCGTTACGGCACGGGGCAATCGACGATCGACGGAGTGATACGTGCCACCAATGTGCTCATTGCCGGAGCCAATGTTGTGGTGGTGGGCTACGGTTGGTGCGGCAGAGGCGTGGCAATGAGGGCCAGGGGTCTGGGAGCGAATGTCATCATCGCCGAAGTGGATCCCACAAAGGCGCTTGAGGCCGTAATGGACGGTTATAATGTGATGCCCATTAAGGATGCTTGCCGCAAGGCGGATGTATTCGTGACCGTGACCGGCGACATCCATATATTAAGGAAAGAGCACTTCGAAGCCATGAAGGACGGAGCCATAATCTCCAATTCCGGGCATTTCAACGTAGAGATAGATATACCGGCGCTCGCGAAGATGGCGACGAAAGTACGCAAGATCAGAGAATTCGTGGACGAATATACCTTAAAGGACGGGCGCAGGATCAATCTTCTGGGCGAAGGAAGGCTGATCAACCTGGCCGCGGCCGAGGGCCATCCGGCCAGCGTAATGGATATGAGCTTTGCCAACCAGGCGCTCTGCAGCGAGTATGTGGCCAAGAACTATAAGAAGCTCGCCAAAAAGGTATATAAGGTACCGGAATTTATCGATAAGAACATAGCGAAACTGAAACTGGCATCGCTCGGCGTCAGGATAGATACTCTTACGAAAGAACAGAGGAAGTATCTCGAGAGCTGGGAAGCTGGAACTTAA
- a CDS encoding class II fructose-bisphosphate aldolase codes for MGRKGIDIDALALDLILNDNTDEKKAIADKIKSIAYKKGIFLASINGFYMARGRGETATDFTVPAMNLRVLTYDLARAIFRSAKKITAGCFIFEIAKSEMGYTNQPPVEYTAVILAAAIKEGWSGPVFVQGDHFQINAKNFKQDPEKELGNIQTIILQAIEAGFYNIDIDSSTVVDLEKKDVKKQQRANYESCARLTNFIRQHQPRGIEVSVGGEIGEVGEKNSTVEDLEAFMSGFNKKLRKGRVGISKVSVQTGTSHGGIVLPDGTMAKVKLDFETLRTLSKEAREKYGMSGAVQHGASTLPSDAFGKFPEVGTAEVHLATEFQNMVYENQHFPKELKSKMYEWINKNLAGERKAGQTDEQFIYGARKKALGPFKKEIMGLPQATRDAIAKDIEARFEFLFEKLNVKNTKDAVLKHTALKRVIHRKPKAHGAVDMSGEGAD; via the coding sequence ATGGGCAGAAAAGGGATTGATATAGACGCTCTGGCGCTTGATTTGATATTGAACGATAATACGGACGAGAAGAAGGCGATAGCCGATAAGATTAAGAGCATCGCGTATAAAAAAGGCATCTTCCTGGCGAGCATTAACGGGTTCTACATGGCCCGCGGAAGGGGAGAGACCGCTACCGATTTCACGGTGCCCGCGATGAACCTGAGGGTGCTTACCTATGATCTGGCCAGGGCCATATTCAGGTCCGCTAAGAAGATCACCGCCGGATGTTTTATATTCGAGATAGCGAAGTCTGAGATGGGATATACGAACCAGCCGCCGGTCGAGTATACGGCTGTTATACTTGCCGCCGCTATTAAGGAAGGATGGTCCGGGCCGGTATTCGTCCAGGGTGATCACTTCCAGATCAACGCTAAAAATTTCAAGCAGGACCCCGAGAAGGAACTCGGCAATATACAGACGATCATTCTGCAGGCCATCGAGGCCGGGTTCTACAATATAGATATAGACTCCTCCACGGTGGTGGATCTTGAGAAGAAAGATGTAAAGAAACAGCAGAGGGCGAACTACGAGTCATGCGCCAGGCTGACCAATTTCATCCGCCAGCACCAGCCGAGGGGTATCGAGGTGTCGGTGGGCGGCGAAATAGGCGAAGTCGGCGAGAAGAATTCTACCGTCGAGGATCTCGAGGCTTTCATGAGCGGATTTAACAAAAAACTCAGGAAAGGCCGCGTAGGGATCAGCAAGGTCAGCGTACAGACCGGGACATCTCACGGGGGCATCGTATTGCCTGACGGGACCATGGCCAAAGTGAAACTCGATTTCGAGACACTCAGGACCCTCTCGAAAGAAGCGCGCGAGAAGTATGGCATGTCGGGCGCGGTACAGCACGGAGCCTCGACTCTTCCATCGGACGCTTTCGGCAAGTTCCCCGAAGTCGGCACGGCTGAGGTGCATCTGGCAACCGAGTTTCAGAATATGGTATATGAGAACCAACACTTCCCGAAAGAGCTGAAAAGCAAGATGTATGAATGGATCAATAAGAACTTAGCCGGCGAGCGCAAGGCGGGCCAGACCGACGAACAGTTCATATACGGCGCGCGCAAGAAAGCTCTCGGGCCCTTCAAGAAAGAGATCATGGGTCTCCCGCAGGCGACCAGGGACGCGATAGCCAAAGATATAGAGGCGAGATTCGAATTCCTGTTCGAGAAGCTTAACGTGAAGAACACCAAAGACGCGGTATTGAAGCATACTGCCCTGAAGCGTGTTATACACAGGAAGCCTAAAGCGCACGGCGCGGTGGACATGAGCGGAGAAGGCGCGGATTAA
- a CDS encoding LptF/LptG family permease — protein sequence MKLIDKYMAKGFLAPFSWCMILFVVMAIIIDIFSFIDEIIKFKIPFTSIAAFYFYYTPTILLQVAPMAALLSTVYFLSNLNKNSEITAMKSSGICMWRILTPLLALGLLVSSFVFIISDKINPIFSKTANYIRREELESHKFKEGKSRILKNIAIYGVGNRIIFARDYDTENKTLSDIIIHKHDTKENLTSKITAQRGAWTKDGWKFSKVILYTIDNSGRILKPPEFFDEKIVELKERPSDFAANEWRADYMSYNELKGYIDNFQNAGSRLIRGLLVDLHYKIAFPFISFIIILIGAPFAIVNTRGGVLMGIGMSIAIGLLYYASIAIFLAFGKAGLLPPIAAAWLGNVLFGIWGIYLVRKRA from the coding sequence ATGAAACTTATCGACAAATACATGGCTAAGGGGTTCCTGGCGCCGTTCTCCTGGTGCATGATATTATTCGTCGTGATGGCCATAATAATCGACATATTCTCTTTTATCGATGAAATAATCAAGTTCAAGATACCTTTCACCTCAATCGCGGCTTTCTACTTCTATTATACTCCCACGATACTTTTGCAGGTGGCGCCGATGGCCGCTCTTCTCTCCACTGTATATTTCCTGTCTAACCTCAACAAGAACAGCGAGATCACCGCGATGAAATCGAGCGGAATATGCATGTGGAGGATACTCACGCCGCTATTAGCACTGGGCCTCCTGGTAAGCAGTTTCGTATTTATCATAAGCGACAAGATCAACCCGATATTTTCCAAGACCGCCAATTACATCAGGCGCGAAGAGCTGGAGAGCCATAAATTTAAAGAAGGTAAGTCCAGGATACTTAAGAACATCGCGATCTACGGCGTCGGCAACCGCATCATATTCGCCCGTGACTATGACACCGAAAACAAGACTCTCTCCGACATAATAATACATAAGCATGATACCAAAGAGAACCTGACATCAAAGATCACCGCCCAGAGAGGCGCCTGGACAAAAGACGGCTGGAAATTCAGTAAGGTGATACTTTACACTATCGACAACTCCGGGAGGATACTTAAACCGCCCGAGTTCTTCGATGAAAAGATCGTGGAGCTTAAAGAACGGCCGAGCGACTTTGCCGCAAATGAATGGCGCGCCGATTATATGAGTTACAATGAGCTTAAAGGCTATATAGATAATTTCCAGAATGCCGGGTCAAGGCTGATCAGAGGGCTTCTCGTGGATCTCCACTATAAGATCGCTTTTCCGTTTATAAGCTTTATCATAATCCTGATAGGCGCGCCGTTTGCCATCGTAAATACGAGAGGCGGGGTGCTTATGGGAATAGGTATGAGTATAGCGATAGGCCTGCTATATTATGCTTCTATAGCGATATTTCTGGCCTTCGGCAAGGCCGGATTGCTTCCGCCTATAGCGGCCGCATGGCTGGGCAATGTCCTATTCGGTATCTGGGGAATATATCTGGTCCGTAAGCGGGCGTAA